A DNA window from Natronolimnobius baerhuensis contains the following coding sequences:
- a CDS encoding DUF3006 domain-containing protein — protein sequence MTETYIATLDRIVDGQTAVLLLEENGKTVDQLDVDVTKLPPEAQHEGAVLEIAVEAGEFCDAEYRPDATQSRKESAQERLDRLSTKLSDRDR from the coding sequence ATGACCGAGACCTACATTGCGACGCTTGACCGGATCGTCGACGGACAAACAGCAGTGCTCTTACTCGAGGAGAACGGCAAGACCGTCGATCAACTAGACGTCGACGTAACGAAGCTGCCACCAGAGGCTCAGCACGAGGGGGCCGTTCTCGAGATTGCTGTTGAAGCAGGCGAGTTCTGTGACGCCGAATATCGTCCTGATGCTACACAGTCTCGCAAAGAGTCTGCACAGGAACGGCTTGATCGTCTGTCGACGAAGTTATCAGATCGGGACAGATAG
- a CDS encoding MBL fold metallo-hydrolase — MRVSYQHANVHSGNESTLLRFTAEDGTRACVLVDAGDNVDVESMLADDEYLNAILLTHAHIDHYRTLARNVHHSAPIYTSPATASILEQALPEAQKDNDLGEISVALEALNPINEWTSILPTLEVRPIPAGHTPGAAGFVLRFRDENSSDDPFTGDQYLLVTGDFTTRPCAGYPGLETTYPFDIDCVLLNVSSDDEYTTALNESLETVLERAFAGSQVVVATSSLTGVQYATILAHVATALERELPITLVGQAAKLYNALEYDDPGVTTHEVFERPDEVLEDGGVTITGPESPTTGSSHRLLEAIGDDPGALFIQLATDNNDGVPNTQCTTQSVRLSNHPSLETIDDVVRSLAPIEVVIKHARGGTLNRFQRRFDRCFTWGTNDQDVHRLYEDGRWNAPGWIAEETATRIRRRQWEALQEHALEADTTLDVTRREPITLKAEGVDLDALEATFARTAVDPYASTDSAAVASDTETLPTETDSLEEQSLEAELLARLDDIDAKLEQSEETVRARVLSGGEGDQFLQLLDQTELEAGAIIELSIKSASHKE, encoded by the coding sequence ATGCGTGTCTCCTATCAACATGCGAATGTTCACAGCGGCAACGAGTCGACGCTCCTGCGTTTTACTGCCGAGGATGGCACGCGTGCGTGTGTTCTCGTCGATGCTGGCGACAATGTCGACGTCGAATCCATGCTCGCCGACGACGAGTATCTGAACGCCATTTTGCTTACCCACGCCCACATCGACCACTACCGAACGCTGGCAAGAAACGTTCACCACAGCGCCCCAATTTACACATCACCAGCAACAGCATCAATCCTCGAGCAGGCACTCCCCGAAGCCCAGAAGGACAACGACCTTGGCGAAATTTCGGTGGCACTCGAGGCGCTCAACCCAATCAACGAGTGGACGTCGATCCTCCCCACGCTCGAGGTTCGACCGATCCCGGCCGGACACACGCCTGGTGCAGCTGGGTTCGTACTCAGATTTCGCGACGAGAACTCGAGTGATGACCCCTTTACTGGTGACCAATACCTCCTTGTCACCGGCGATTTCACGACGCGACCGTGTGCCGGGTATCCCGGACTCGAGACCACGTATCCGTTCGATATCGACTGTGTGTTGCTAAACGTCTCGAGCGACGACGAGTATACGACCGCTCTTAATGAGTCACTCGAGACAGTGCTCGAGCGTGCGTTTGCTGGATCACAGGTCGTGGTCGCGACGAGTTCGCTCACCGGCGTTCAGTATGCAACGATCCTCGCCCACGTTGCAACAGCACTCGAGCGCGAGTTGCCGATTACACTCGTCGGGCAGGCTGCCAAACTGTACAATGCACTCGAGTACGACGACCCAGGCGTTACGACCCACGAAGTGTTCGAACGACCTGATGAGGTGCTTGAAGACGGAGGCGTGACGATCACCGGTCCAGAGTCGCCGACGACTGGGAGTTCCCACCGACTGCTCGAGGCAATTGGCGACGACCCAGGGGCACTGTTCATCCAACTCGCGACAGACAACAACGACGGCGTCCCGAACACCCAGTGTACAACACAGTCGGTTCGACTGTCCAACCATCCGTCACTCGAGACGATTGATGACGTCGTCCGTTCACTTGCTCCAATCGAAGTCGTGATCAAGCACGCGAGAGGTGGTACACTCAATCGGTTTCAACGTCGCTTCGATCGGTGTTTCACCTGGGGAACAAACGACCAGGATGTCCACCGACTCTACGAAGATGGACGCTGGAATGCCCCAGGGTGGATCGCGGAGGAAACTGCAACTCGGATTCGAAGACGCCAGTGGGAAGCGCTACAGGAACACGCTCTCGAGGCTGATACCACACTGGATGTCACCCGACGCGAACCGATCACTCTCAAGGCCGAAGGCGTCGACCTCGACGCCCTCGAGGCGACGTTTGCCCGGACTGCGGTAGACCCATACGCGTCGACAGACTCCGCTGCTGTGGCATCTGACACTGAGACGCTTCCTACAGAAACGGACTCACTCGAAGAACAGTCGCTCGAGGCTGAACTCCTCGCTCGACTCGATGACATTGATGCGAAACTCGAGCAGTCCGAGGAGACCGTCAGAGCTCGTGTGCTGAGTGGCGGAGAGGGTGACCAATTTCTCCAACTGCTGGATCAGACGGAACTCGAGGCTGGGGCAATTATTGAGCTATCGATCAAATCAGCTTCACACAAAGAATAG
- a CDS encoding PIN domain-containing protein — MTLNTALERWGIQIERADWRPTAEVKADGHISFADAHGVALAHETDGTLIAGADDDFETLPIEIDVVRFREGGV, encoded by the coding sequence GTGACCCTCAATACTGCGCTCGAGCGATGGGGCATCCAGATAGAGCGGGCTGACTGGCGACCTACGGCCGAGGTAAAGGCAGATGGCCACATCTCCTTTGCGGACGCTCATGGCGTTGCACTCGCCCACGAGACGGATGGGACACTCATCGCTGGTGCTGATGACGACTTCGAGACCCTTCCAATTGAGATCGACGTCGTTCGATTTCGTGAGGGTGGTGTCTAA
- a CDS encoding trimeric intracellular cation channel family protein has product MGQSLLKVLFGDPFAVMNTIGLLAFALVGSSKAIREEFDLLGITIVGLAMAFAGGATRDILVTRVPLALQSPIEISLGLLGVGLAITLSIVLTSPDTHPITLLADAIGLAAFTTTGAIVATEAGVSAFGVVTIATINAVGGGAVADILLDRSPFILFDDFYASCAVLGGCAYFLATVVGVSGGTAAGLCAVVTVLTRLAAVTYGWTLPTVQGLGLVER; this is encoded by the coding sequence ATGGGTCAGAGTCTCCTCAAAGTATTGTTTGGCGATCCATTTGCGGTAATGAATACGATCGGCTTACTCGCGTTCGCTCTCGTCGGTTCATCCAAGGCGATCCGCGAGGAATTCGACTTGCTTGGGATCACCATCGTCGGGTTGGCGATGGCATTTGCCGGTGGCGCGACGCGCGATATTCTCGTGACGCGGGTTCCGTTAGCGCTTCAGTCCCCGATCGAAATCAGTCTGGGACTGCTCGGCGTTGGCCTTGCGATTACACTGAGCATCGTTCTCACGTCACCGGATACGCATCCAATCACGCTTCTCGCGGATGCGATCGGACTCGCCGCGTTTACGACGACCGGGGCGATCGTCGCTACCGAAGCGGGTGTATCGGCGTTTGGAGTCGTTACTATTGCAACGATAAACGCAGTCGGTGGTGGTGCAGTCGCCGATATCCTGCTCGATCGCTCCCCGTTCATTCTCTTCGACGATTTCTACGCGAGTTGTGCAGTGTTAGGCGGGTGCGCCTACTTTCTCGCGACGGTTGTCGGCGTCTCCGGGGGCACCGCTGCCGGACTATGCGCGGTTGTTACTGTGCTCACGCGGTTAGCTGCGGTCACCTACGGTTGGACTCTCCCGACAGTACAGGGATTAGGACTCGTCGAGCGATGA
- a CDS encoding enolase C-terminal domain-like protein gives MDIANVNGYALSSPIEPVQERPFHGGVRRLRKRDVVVVVVETADGQRGVATAGASSSAMSEYFDGESQGTFADVVDTAVADALEGETIEEIEDAHALLRESDVPEGDLTEAISAIDVALYDIAGKYHGAPVYELLADEYESTPTTELDLYASAGMYMAPEGYVEQARVLEELGFFGYKYRPGIGPDGDRRIVERLADAVDDIELMLDVHTWWKLREGYDRETVRDLVVHAAEHGAYWIEEPVEPADHRGYADLAETGAPLAGGESEASPETLVELGETGAVAFLQGDVRHHEGFTGCRDAVECCAGRDAVEFVPHNFGTWIGLAANAHLVAAAPDAELVEYPVFENDPLFDTDVDPGMYPFDLAFDLIQGRPEISDGVLSVSDEPGLGIELNVDVLEEYPFVDGPWTEFRYDQD, from the coding sequence ATGGATATTGCCAATGTAAACGGATACGCCCTTTCGTCGCCAATCGAACCGGTACAGGAGCGACCATTTCACGGTGGCGTCCGACGACTACGCAAGCGCGACGTGGTGGTGGTCGTCGTCGAAACAGCCGACGGACAACGAGGGGTCGCAACTGCCGGCGCGAGCAGTTCCGCGATGAGCGAGTACTTCGACGGCGAGTCACAGGGAACGTTCGCCGACGTCGTCGATACCGCCGTCGCCGACGCCCTCGAGGGCGAGACCATCGAGGAAATCGAAGACGCCCACGCATTGCTCCGCGAGAGCGACGTTCCCGAGGGTGATCTAACGGAGGCGATCTCCGCGATCGACGTCGCCCTGTACGATATCGCGGGTAAGTACCACGGCGCACCGGTCTATGAACTGCTCGCCGACGAGTACGAATCGACCCCGACCACCGAACTGGATCTCTACGCCAGCGCCGGCATGTACATGGCGCCCGAGGGCTACGTCGAACAGGCCCGCGTTCTCGAGGAATTGGGCTTCTTCGGATACAAGTACCGACCCGGGATCGGGCCCGATGGCGACCGCCGGATCGTCGAACGGCTCGCCGACGCCGTCGACGACATCGAGCTCATGCTCGACGTCCACACCTGGTGGAAGCTCCGCGAGGGGTACGACCGCGAGACGGTCCGCGATCTCGTCGTTCACGCGGCCGAGCACGGCGCGTACTGGATCGAAGAGCCGGTCGAACCTGCCGACCATCGAGGGTACGCCGACCTCGCGGAGACGGGAGCGCCCCTCGCGGGCGGCGAGAGCGAGGCGTCGCCCGAGACGCTCGTCGAACTCGGCGAGACCGGCGCCGTCGCGTTCCTGCAGGGTGACGTTCGCCACCACGAGGGCTTTACCGGCTGTCGTGACGCCGTCGAATGCTGCGCGGGACGGGACGCCGTCGAGTTCGTCCCGCACAACTTCGGGACGTGGATCGGACTCGCTGCGAACGCACACCTCGTCGCCGCCGCTCCCGATGCGGAGCTGGTGGAGTACCCCGTCTTCGAGAACGATCCGTTGTTCGACACGGACGTCGATCCGGGCATGTACCCGTTCGATCTCGCGTTCGACCTGATCCAGGGCCGACCCGAGATTTCCGACGGCGTGCTGTCAGTCTCCGACGAGCCCGGATTAGGCATCGAACTAAACGTGGACGTCCTCGAGGAGTATCCGTTCGTGGATGGGCCGTGGACCGAATTCCGCTACGATCAGGACTAG
- a CDS encoding ribbon-helix-helix domain-containing protein, whose amino-acid sequence MGTTRVNFRLPEELLEKADVAAEITHTNRTEVIKKALQQYFEEVEDDERFNEALIELYLDEKIGFETLKEFVGRQDAEAVQASKAVLEQGDDLADELADLE is encoded by the coding sequence ATGGGAACAACGCGAGTCAACTTTCGGCTTCCAGAGGAACTACTCGAGAAGGCCGATGTTGCGGCTGAAATAACACATACAAACCGTACAGAAGTCATCAAAAAGGCACTACAGCAGTATTTCGAAGAGGTTGAAGATGACGAGCGGTTTAATGAAGCACTCATTGAACTCTATCTTGATGAGAAAATTGGATTCGAAACCCTGAAAGAGTTCGTCGGTCGGCAAGATGCTGAAGCCGTTCAGGCTTCGAAAGCTGTTCTTGAACAGGGAGATGACCTAGCAGACGAACTTGCAGATCTCGAGTGA
- a CDS encoding ComEC/Rec2 family competence protein, translating to MKRLLLIALVAALLILAGCTETGTETDDPTVEADDALENADETGSEDETTTDGDEADPEETDESEADEPGSDTDPDVDGDLEIHHIDVGQADATLLIGPAGETMLIDSGDWRQGGSGVIEYLEDQDVDRIDHLVATHGHADHIGGHDEIIAHYETEHDGIGVAYDSGVAHTSQTYERYLDAVEEYDVELLVVEDGDHFEFGDADVDVLNPPEGDSDSDLHYNSVAFTIKFGEFSYLTTGDAEADAEQRMIDAHSDGLEADAYQAGHHGSTTSSTTPFMNHVTPDVAIISSAYDSQYGHPHDEVLKDFADRGIETYWTAVHGDIVLTTNGNDVALESKHEFSTDATDLLEEKPADDDTQASLTHPIDVVTAPLVG from the coding sequence ATGAAACGGCTTCTCCTAATCGCTCTCGTCGCAGCACTGCTCATCCTCGCGGGTTGTACTGAGACTGGAACAGAGACTGATGACCCGACAGTCGAAGCAGATGATGCCCTCGAGAATGCCGACGAAACTGGTTCTGAAGACGAGACAACAACCGATGGAGACGAAGCCGATCCAGAGGAGACCGACGAAAGCGAAGCGGATGAACCCGGCTCAGACACTGACCCTGATGTCGACGGTGATCTCGAGATTCATCACATCGATGTCGGCCAGGCCGATGCCACGCTTCTGATCGGCCCCGCCGGTGAGACGATGCTCATCGATTCCGGCGATTGGCGTCAAGGAGGCTCCGGTGTGATCGAGTATCTCGAGGACCAAGATGTCGACCGAATCGATCATCTCGTTGCAACACATGGCCATGCCGACCACATCGGCGGGCACGACGAAATCATCGCACACTACGAAACCGAACACGATGGAATTGGCGTAGCCTATGACTCCGGCGTCGCACACACGAGCCAGACGTACGAGCGATATCTCGACGCCGTCGAAGAGTACGATGTTGAACTCCTGGTTGTCGAAGACGGTGACCACTTTGAGTTTGGTGATGCAGACGTCGACGTCCTCAACCCACCAGAAGGTGACTCGGATTCAGATCTGCACTACAACAGTGTCGCATTCACCATTAAATTTGGTGAGTTCTCCTATCTCACTACGGGTGATGCAGAAGCCGACGCAGAGCAACGAATGATCGACGCACACAGTGATGGCCTCGAGGCAGATGCATATCAGGCTGGCCACCACGGTTCGACGACGTCCTCAACAACGCCGTTCATGAACCACGTAACTCCAGACGTGGCGATCATCTCGAGTGCATACGACTCCCAGTACGGCCATCCACATGACGAGGTCCTCAAGGACTTTGCTGACCGCGGAATCGAGACCTACTGGACCGCCGTCCACGGCGATATTGTGCTCACGACTAACGGGAACGACGTTGCCCTCGAGTCAAAACACGAGTTCTCGACTGATGCGACGGATCTCCTCGAGGAGAAACCAGCTGATGACGATACACAAGCGTCGCTCACCCACCCGATTGACGTGGTTACAGCACCACTAGTCGGCTAA
- a CDS encoding HalOD1 output domain-containing protein, translated as MSTALLTNAENTRLSVRVVQAIAAHADQSPVAMSADGTAEIAPLYETIDPDALDALFQTAASEEPIGTVEFVHDGYTVTVESTGGITVTDR; from the coding sequence ATGTCAACGGCACTACTGACCAACGCGGAAAATACGCGGTTGTCTGTGAGAGTGGTCCAAGCGATAGCCGCTCACGCAGACCAGAGCCCGGTGGCGATGTCTGCGGACGGTACTGCGGAGATCGCACCCCTGTACGAAACGATCGATCCGGACGCCCTGGATGCGCTATTCCAGACTGCAGCCAGCGAGGAACCGATCGGAACGGTCGAATTCGTCCACGATGGATACACGGTAACCGTCGAGAGCACCGGCGGGATAACCGTTACCGACCGATAA
- a CDS encoding MarR family transcriptional regulator has translation MSSAESQHRKPTQNGSWDDIHDLPPSAKLVAKVLEYSGTMAQKQIADETLLPARTVRYALNRLDEKDVVDS, from the coding sequence ATGAGTTCAGCAGAGTCTCAGCATCGAAAGCCGACGCAAAATGGATCGTGGGACGACATCCACGATTTGCCACCGAGCGCTAAACTCGTCGCAAAGGTCCTCGAGTACAGTGGCACGATGGCCCAGAAACAGATCGCCGACGAAACACTTCTACCGGCCCGGACAGTTCGCTATGCCCTGAATAGACTTGACGAGAAGGACGTCGTTGACTCCTGA
- a CDS encoding type II toxin-antitoxin system VapC family toxin, translating into MKLFLDTNVFIAAVTDEPDSGAVAADLLDGGHDFLTSTLNLMELRSVLTKKERLELSQAEAIQDEITADVRVVIPDASDMMDANRLQRETLLYPLDCSILACAQGHDADLLSFDSELQEAGALNPQDCI; encoded by the coding sequence ATGAAGCTCTTTCTCGATACTAACGTATTCATCGCCGCAGTGACTGACGAACCAGATAGTGGAGCGGTAGCTGCTGATCTCCTTGATGGAGGCCACGACTTCCTCACATCAACGCTTAATCTCATGGAATTACGATCAGTCCTCACCAAAAAGGAACGCCTCGAGTTATCGCAGGCTGAGGCAATTCAAGACGAAATCACCGCTGATGTCCGAGTTGTAATTCCTGATGCATCCGATATGATGGACGCCAATCGATTGCAGCGTGAAACTCTCTTGTATCCCCTTGATTGCTCGATTCTTGCCTGTGCACAGGGCCATGACGCTGATCTCCTTTCGTTTGATTCGGAATTGCAAGAAGCGGGTGCACTCAATCCCCAAGATTGTATCTAA
- a CDS encoding mannonate dehydratase, with translation MVRPALVLPPEPDERWDLAKQMGVTDAVIHPLEIGTDKTTWTYDELRQLQNWLESAGLEFSVLEGSVPLTDQIRLGLDGRDEDIEDFKQFLRNCGELGISTVCYDWMAGVRWARTEAHVETRGNALTTGYDNAKMQGGPTVPASEKSHDEIFEALAYFLEEVVPVAEDAGVRLGLHPDDPPRDSVRNVPRVANSVENYERILNVVESEYNGVTFCQGNFAAMGVDIPATIRRFGDRINFVHFRDVNGDADRFVETWHDAGPTDMHAAMAAYDEAVDEDVPMRPDHVPTMAGEDNSNPGYHTKGRLFAIGYMRGLSDSL, from the coding sequence ATGGTACGGCCAGCACTAGTACTCCCTCCGGAGCCAGACGAACGATGGGACCTCGCAAAACAGATGGGCGTCACGGACGCCGTGATTCACCCGCTGGAAATTGGGACTGACAAAACGACGTGGACGTACGACGAACTCCGACAGCTACAGAACTGGCTCGAGAGTGCCGGACTCGAGTTCTCCGTGCTCGAGGGCAGCGTTCCGTTGACCGATCAGATTCGGCTCGGCCTCGACGGGCGCGACGAGGATATCGAGGACTTCAAACAGTTTCTTCGAAACTGCGGTGAACTCGGCATCTCCACCGTCTGCTACGATTGGATGGCGGGCGTTCGCTGGGCGCGCACCGAAGCGCACGTCGAAACGCGCGGAAACGCCCTCACCACCGGCTACGATAACGCGAAGATGCAGGGCGGACCGACGGTTCCAGCGTCCGAGAAAAGCCACGACGAAATCTTCGAAGCGCTCGCATACTTCCTTGAGGAAGTCGTTCCAGTCGCCGAGGACGCGGGCGTCCGTCTCGGACTGCATCCCGACGACCCACCTCGTGACTCGGTTCGGAACGTTCCTCGAGTAGCGAACAGCGTCGAGAACTACGAAAGGATACTGAACGTCGTCGAGAGCGAATACAACGGCGTCACGTTCTGCCAGGGGAACTTTGCAGCGATGGGGGTCGATATCCCGGCGACGATCCGCCGGTTCGGTGACCGGATCAACTTCGTCCACTTCCGAGACGTCAACGGGGATGCCGACCGGTTCGTCGAAACGTGGCACGATGCCGGGCCGACGGATATGCACGCGGCGATGGCGGCCTACGACGAGGCGGTCGATGAAGACGTCCCGATGCGGCCGGATCACGTCCCGACGATGGCCGGAGAGGACAATTCGAACCCTGGCTACCATACGAAGGGGCGCCTCTTCGCGATCGGATACATGCGCGGGCTCTCGGATTCGCTATGA
- a CDS encoding DUF262 domain-containing protein: MSSDGDDLYSVFIDYEQKRNFSIHDVSHDRVMQTTAQNDFEMQKRTLKHILKDQEFNIPEYQRSYSWTEHQHRQFWDDIRQFVNADLITDEENVSDVFFSTMYFAVDADSEVYDVIDGQQRLTTTHILLRVILEHLQEIEKAAIEEDELADLWEWERNTIEELLYVVGDYGQREPRLTLNKHDAEFFDALIQGTEAQIDYLTSDLEFDIHGNNSNAIRISRCRERFGITTDELGELDVADSLPSNRFFRLYDSHEKLLSAYEFYHKKIKTIVDRADTTDDMVRALLNVSRYLQHAFHVGEYVIRQAEADFRMQIFEILNDRGVELTKIDRIRAAVVNAFYDPEDGDNYIRKWESIVSEFGGDDGRIDDYLSVYLTTVDADVDTIGDASDELTNAFDTRKLDGKATPRLEDPEDAKEFISRADELVGYYKQITDPDLDRGDLQLAAHKQEIQEILIRLNVQGMDQWRPLVLALYFHADANSEADAATLYNVLDAIEKLNFRRLLVSENPNIFSNIFIEAVDEFELSPLGDTGLENELDRTLIEYLIDHTRSEAASLFGDRFINLATQAQDWNTRSTKLLFGRITHEHYRNSGGNLERTLDMSGIHIEHVLPQTPVTDSTEPVWLPKFFPPESTEEDLVEAVDRYLELEHRKRTESEADLKENEEKDRAKIEEYIKQRFIDDLGNFLLLGEGDNIRASNRPLSQKLPQYYNHVDEFTSIHPNRYFTPDEGPTDRDELENLRAQYEAKHNDATQRTKIDEDLKEEFNSLWTHATMKDRRVELLLDILETLRFDALEDEFGMETSEEETHEKVRELTDEVFENRISLQSL, encoded by the coding sequence ATGTCCAGCGATGGGGATGACCTCTACTCCGTGTTCATCGATTACGAACAGAAGCGTAATTTCTCGATACACGATGTGAGCCACGATCGGGTGATGCAAACGACTGCGCAGAACGACTTCGAGATGCAGAAGCGGACACTCAAACATATTCTCAAAGATCAGGAGTTCAACATCCCAGAATACCAGCGCTCGTACTCTTGGACGGAACACCAACATCGGCAGTTCTGGGACGATATCCGGCAGTTCGTGAATGCCGATCTCATCACCGACGAGGAGAACGTCTCGGACGTGTTCTTCAGTACGATGTACTTCGCAGTTGACGCCGACAGCGAAGTCTACGACGTCATTGACGGTCAACAACGACTCACCACGACACACATCCTCCTGCGGGTGATCCTAGAACATCTCCAAGAGATAGAGAAAGCTGCCATCGAAGAGGATGAACTGGCAGACCTCTGGGAATGGGAGCGGAACACGATCGAGGAACTATTGTACGTTGTCGGGGATTATGGACAGCGCGAACCGAGACTGACGTTGAATAAACACGACGCGGAGTTCTTCGACGCCCTTATCCAGGGGACGGAAGCACAGATCGACTACCTGACCTCCGATCTTGAATTCGATATCCACGGCAACAATAGCAACGCAATTCGTATCTCCAGATGCAGAGAGCGGTTCGGCATCACCACCGATGAGTTGGGCGAGCTAGACGTCGCGGATTCGCTTCCATCGAACCGATTCTTCCGATTGTATGATTCCCACGAGAAGCTCCTGAGTGCCTACGAGTTCTATCATAAGAAGATCAAGACGATAGTTGACCGAGCGGATACGACCGATGACATGGTACGAGCGCTGCTCAACGTAAGCCGATACCTCCAGCATGCGTTTCATGTCGGTGAGTATGTGATACGACAGGCGGAAGCTGATTTCCGGATGCAGATCTTCGAGATTTTGAACGATAGGGGCGTCGAACTCACGAAGATCGACCGGATCCGGGCCGCAGTCGTCAACGCGTTCTACGATCCTGAGGATGGAGACAATTACATCAGGAAGTGGGAATCGATCGTTTCGGAGTTCGGCGGCGATGACGGGCGGATCGACGATTACCTGTCGGTGTACCTGACAACGGTGGACGCTGATGTCGATACGATTGGCGACGCCAGCGACGAACTCACGAATGCCTTCGATACCCGCAAACTCGATGGTAAAGCTACACCCCGCCTAGAGGATCCGGAGGACGCAAAAGAGTTCATTAGCAGGGCAGATGAGTTGGTTGGATATTACAAACAGATCACAGACCCCGATCTCGACCGAGGCGACCTGCAGCTCGCGGCGCATAAACAAGAGATCCAGGAGATACTCATCCGGCTGAACGTACAAGGTATGGATCAGTGGCGGCCGCTGGTGTTAGCGCTGTACTTCCATGCAGATGCGAACTCGGAGGCTGACGCTGCTACCCTGTACAACGTCCTCGATGCTATCGAGAAACTCAATTTCCGGCGTCTCCTGGTCTCCGAGAATCCCAATATCTTCAGTAATATCTTCATAGAGGCTGTCGATGAATTCGAGCTCTCACCACTGGGCGACACCGGGCTGGAGAATGAACTTGATAGGACACTCATCGAGTATCTGATCGACCATACTCGTTCTGAGGCTGCGTCACTATTCGGTGATCGGTTCATCAATCTTGCTACACAGGCTCAGGACTGGAACACGAGATCTACGAAACTCCTCTTCGGTCGGATAACTCATGAACACTACCGGAATAGTGGCGGGAATCTCGAACGGACCCTCGATATGAGTGGTATACATATCGAGCACGTGTTGCCACAGACACCCGTGACTGATAGTACCGAGCCCGTCTGGCTTCCGAAGTTCTTCCCTCCCGAGAGTACGGAAGAGGACCTTGTCGAGGCGGTTGATCGCTACTTGGAACTTGAACACCGCAAGCGAACGGAATCAGAGGCGGACCTGAAGGAGAACGAAGAGAAAGACCGGGCAAAAATCGAGGAGTACATCAAACAGCGATTCATCGATGATCTTGGGAACTTCTTGCTCCTCGGCGAAGGTGACAACATCCGAGCGAGTAATCGCCCACTTTCGCAGAAACTCCCTCAATACTACAATCACGTCGACGAGTTCACGAGCATCCATCCGAATCGGTATTTTACGCCAGACGAGGGGCCGACCGACCGTGACGAACTTGAGAATCTGCGTGCACAATACGAAGCGAAACACAACGATGCGACACAGAGAACGAAGATAGACGAGGATCTAAAAGAGGAGTTCAACTCCCTATGGACGCACGCGACCATGAAAGACAGACGTGTCGAACTGCTACTGGACATTCTGGAGACGCTACGATTCGACGCACTCGAGGACGAATTCGGGATGGAGACAAGCGAGGAAGAGACCCACGAAAAGGTCCGAGAGCTGACTGACGAAGTGTTCGAGAATCGGATCTCTCTCCAGTCCTTGTGA